The genomic window GCCTCCGGTCGCGATCCTTGCGGATCGCCGTAACCAACGCCGCCCTCAACGAGCTGCGATCGATACTCGGGCCTGACCGGGTGCGACTCGTACGCGGGAGCTGAAATGGCGAGCTCGACGACGATGGAGTTCGAGAAGCCGATCGCTGAGCTGGAAAAACAGATAGACGAGCTGAAACGGACCGCGGGCAAGCGACAGATGAGCGTGACCGAAGAAATTGCGCCGCTCGAGCGGAAGCTCGACGAGCTGCGCGCCGAGGTCTACAAGAATCTGTCGCCGTTGCAGCGTGTCCAAGTGGCGCGCAACAACAAGCGCCCCTTCACGCTCGACTATCTGCAGCTCGCGTTCACCGATTTCATCGAGCTCCACGGCGATCGGCTCTATCACGAAGACGCCGCGATCGTCGGCGGTTGGGCGCGCCTCGAAGGCGAGACCGTGATGGTGATCGGCCACCAGCGCGGCCGCGACACCAAGGAAAATCTCAAGCGCAACTTCGGCATGCCGCACCCCGAGGGCTATCGCAAGGCCCTCCGTCTCATGAAGCTCGCCGAGAAGTTCCACGTCCCCGTGATCACGTTCATCGACACGCCCGGCGCGTGGGCCGGTCTGGGCGCGGAAGAACGCGGGCAGTCGGAGGCCATCGCCCGCAACCTGTTCGAGATGAGCCGCCTCGAGGTGCCGATCGTGTCCACGGTCATCGGCGAGGGCGGCTCCGGCGGCGCGCTAGCGTTAGGCGTGGCCGACCGCGTCCTGATGATGGAAAACGCCGTGTATTCGGTGATCACCGTCGAGGGCTGCGCGGCCATTCTCTGGAAGGATGGCAAGAGTCCCGAGATGCGCGAGCGCGCCGCCTCGGCGCTCCGCATCACCGCGCAGGATCTGCTCGAGTTGGGCGTGATCGATGAGATCATCCCGGAGCCGGTGGGCGGCGCGCATGCCAATCATGAAGCGGCCGCGCAGGCCGTCCACCAGGCCGTGAGCCGCGCGCTCGAGGAGTTAGGCCGCTACCGTCCGGAAAAGCTCGTCCGGCGCCGCCGGGAGAAGTTCCTCGCCATGGGGCAATACGCCGAGTAGCGACAGACCACGATGGCCACGCAACTGATCGAAGTCGCGTTCAAGGGCAATCGCAAGGAGTTCTTCCTCTGGGACGTGGAAGAACCCCCGCGCCTGCACGCGTCGGTGATCGTCGAAGCAGATCGCGGCGAGGACCTCGGCCGCATCCACTCGGTGGGCGAGCTCGCCGAGCACCGCTGCGGCGGCTGCGCGCATGGCTGCGGCGCCGCGCGCCCCGAACGCAAAGTGCTGCGCACGGCGACAGCCGACGAAGAGCGTCGCGCCGCCGAGCTGCGCGGCCAGGACGAAGACACACGCCGCAAGGTGATGGAAAAGGTCAAGCAGCACGGCTTGATCATGAAGGTGTCCGACGCGGAGTGGCAGTGGGACCGGCGCAAGCTCACCATCTATTTCACGGCCGAGCGGCGCGTGGATTTCCGCGCGCTCGTGCGCGACCTCGCAGCGGCGTTTCGCACGCGCATCGAGCTCAAGCAAATCGGCGTCCGCGATGAGGCCAAGCGCCTGAGCGGCATCGGCCGCTGCGGACGCGAGTATTGCTCCGCGTCGTGGCTGCCCGAGCTGCGCCCCGTGAACCTGCAGGTGGCCAAGGATCAACGGCTCTCGCTCAACCCGTCCCAGATCTCCGGCGCGTGCGGACGGCTCATGTGCTGTCTGCGGTACGAGCACGAGTTCTACGCGCAAGCGCGCAAGCGCTTTCCGAAGGAGGGACGCGTGCTCACGACCACGCGCGGCGAAGAAAAGGTTGTGACCAACGATATCTTCAACGACCGCGTGACGCTGCGCGGCACGGACGGTGAGACGCGCGTCGTTCCGTTAGCCGATCTCAAGGCGGAGATCGAGCGGCGGTCGCCGCTCTCGGTCGAGCGCATAGACGACGAACCCGACGTCGACGAACCGGTGGACGACGCGGACAGCGCGGTCGACACGGTGCTCGACGCGGGGCTCGATGCGGCCGACGAGGAGGCGCCCCAATCGGAGCCTGCCGCCGCGGCGTCGGATGCGTCGCGCGGACGCCGATCCCACCGCCGCCGGGGCCGCCGCGGCGGACGCCGCAGCCGCCCCGGCGGCGATCCGCAGTGACGTTCCGCCCGTCGCGGCGGCGCGCCTAACGGCGCCCCGCCGCCCCCGCCCTCCGACAGGACTACCGTACCCGCATCGTGCCTCGATTCTACCTCACGACCGCCATCGACTACGCGAACGGCGAGCCGCATCTGGGCCACGCCTTCGAGAAGATCGGCGCCGATGCCATCGCCCGGTACCACCGTCTGTTAGGCGACGACGTGTGGTTCCTCATCGGCATGGACGAGCACGGACAGAAAGTCGCCCAGACCGCGACCGAGCGCGGCCTCTCGCCGCAGCAGCTCACCGACCAGATCGCCGAAAGCTTCCAGCGGATGTGGGACCACCTCGAAATCTCCCACGACCAGTTCATCCGCACGTCCTCCGCCGAACACCGCGAAGGCGTCCGCGACCTGCTGGAGCGCATCTTCGAGCGCAACCCCGACGACTTCTATGAAAAGTCGTATCAGGGCTGGTACTGCGTCGGGTGCGAAGCGTTCAAGCAGGACTCCGAGATCTTCGACGGCCACTGCGTGCTCCACCCCACGCGCACGCTCGAGTGGGTCGAGGAGCGCAACTGGTTTTTCCGGCTGTCTGCCTATCAGGACCGCCTCCGTACGCACATCACCGAGCACCCGAAATTCGTGCAGCCCGAGTCCCGCCGCAACGAGATCCTGAGCCTGCTGGACCAGGGCCTCGAGGACGTGTCGGCGAGCCGGTCGCGGTTCTCGTGGGGCGTTCCCTTCCCTCGCCCAACGAGCGACGGCGAACAGCAAACGACGTACGTGTGGTTCGACGCGCTGCCTAACTACTGGACCGCGCCCCGATTTCCGGGATCGCGCGCTCACTGGCCCGCGCAGCTCCACGTGATCGGCAAGGACATCACGCGCTTCCACTGCGTGATCTGGCCGGCGATGCTGTGGGCCGCCGGCGAAGCGCTGCCCGAGCGCGTCTGGGCGCACGGCTTCGTTCAGTTAGGCGGCGAGCGGTTCAGCAAGAGCGCCGGGGTCAAGCTCGAGCTGGCGGAAGCCGTGGACCGGTTCGGATCCGACGCCTTTCGATATTTTCTGCTGCGCGAAGTGCCGTTCGATGCCGACGGCAACTTCTCCTGGGAACGCTTCGAGGAGCGCTATACGTCGGACCTCGCCAACGGACTCGGCAACCTCGCCAGCCGGACCATCGCGATGATCCAGAAGTACTGCGATGGCGACGTGCCGCACGTGAGCGCCGCATCGCTCGCCGGCGCCGCGCCGTGGGTGGAGATCGAACGAGTTCAGTATCGGCGCGCGATGAAGGGCTTGCTGCTGCACGAAGCGCTCGCCGCAGCATGGCGCGTCGTGGCGCGCGCCAACGAGTACGTCGATCGGCAAGCGCCCTGGAAACTGTCCAAGGATCCATCGCGCGCCGACGAGCTGCGCGAGACGCTTGCCGCGCTCGCGTGGATGTTGACGCACCTCGCGCTCATGCTCGCGCCGTTCATGCCGACCAAGGCGCAGGAGCTGTGGCGTCAGTTAGGCGGGACGGGGAACATCGATGAGCAACGTTGGCCCGCTGCGGACGAAACCCCCGTCGCATCGCTGGAACCGAGCGGATGGCGCGTCGAGAAAGGCCTGGGTCTCTTTCCACGAGAAACCGCCGCGGCGTGACGCGTCCCGCGGCCATTCATTCGCAGCCGTCAGCGCCGCTCCGTCACCTCGCCCGAGGGGCAAGTAACGCTATGTGGCGCAACGAAAACAGATGTTTCACGCGTGACTCCCCACGCATGAAACGAGTCCTCCTGCTGTAACCCCCCTCCATACAGCTGCTGCCATCGAGAGGTCTCCATGCGCGCCGACCGCCGTTGGACCATCATGCTCGTCCCGAACGGTT from Gemmatimonadaceae bacterium includes these protein-coding regions:
- a CDS encoding acetyl-CoA carboxylase carboxyltransferase subunit alpha, encoding MASSTTMEFEKPIAELEKQIDELKRTAGKRQMSVTEEIAPLERKLDELRAEVYKNLSPLQRVQVARNNKRPFTLDYLQLAFTDFIELHGDRLYHEDAAIVGGWARLEGETVMVIGHQRGRDTKENLKRNFGMPHPEGYRKALRLMKLAEKFHVPVITFIDTPGAWAGLGAEERGQSEAIARNLFEMSRLEVPIVSTVIGEGGSGGALALGVADRVLMMENAVYSVITVEGCAAILWKDGKSPEMRERAASALRITAQDLLELGVIDEIIPEPVGGAHANHEAAAQAVHQAVSRALEELGRYRPEKLVRRRREKFLAMGQYAE
- the ricT gene encoding regulatory iron-sulfur-containing complex subunit RicT; protein product: MATQLIEVAFKGNRKEFFLWDVEEPPRLHASVIVEADRGEDLGRIHSVGELAEHRCGGCAHGCGAARPERKVLRTATADEERRAAELRGQDEDTRRKVMEKVKQHGLIMKVSDAEWQWDRRKLTIYFTAERRVDFRALVRDLAAAFRTRIELKQIGVRDEAKRLSGIGRCGREYCSASWLPELRPVNLQVAKDQRLSLNPSQISGACGRLMCCLRYEHEFYAQARKRFPKEGRVLTTTRGEEKVVTNDIFNDRVTLRGTDGETRVVPLADLKAEIERRSPLSVERIDDEPDVDEPVDDADSAVDTVLDAGLDAADEEAPQSEPAAAASDASRGRRSHRRRGRRGGRRSRPGGDPQ
- the metG gene encoding methionine--tRNA ligase, producing MPRFYLTTAIDYANGEPHLGHAFEKIGADAIARYHRLLGDDVWFLIGMDEHGQKVAQTATERGLSPQQLTDQIAESFQRMWDHLEISHDQFIRTSSAEHREGVRDLLERIFERNPDDFYEKSYQGWYCVGCEAFKQDSEIFDGHCVLHPTRTLEWVEERNWFFRLSAYQDRLRTHITEHPKFVQPESRRNEILSLLDQGLEDVSASRSRFSWGVPFPRPTSDGEQQTTYVWFDALPNYWTAPRFPGSRAHWPAQLHVIGKDITRFHCVIWPAMLWAAGEALPERVWAHGFVQLGGERFSKSAGVKLELAEAVDRFGSDAFRYFLLREVPFDADGNFSWERFEERYTSDLANGLGNLASRTIAMIQKYCDGDVPHVSAASLAGAAPWVEIERVQYRRAMKGLLLHEALAAAWRVVARANEYVDRQAPWKLSKDPSRADELRETLAALAWMLTHLALMLAPFMPTKAQELWRQLGGTGNIDEQRWPAADETPVASLEPSGWRVEKGLGLFPRETAAA